In Manis pentadactyla isolate mManPen7 chromosome 3, mManPen7.hap1, whole genome shotgun sequence, a single window of DNA contains:
- the MLANA gene encoding melanoma antigen recognized by T-cells 1, which translates to MPREDAHFIYGYSRKGHGHSYITAEGAAGIGILTVVLGILLLIGCWYCRRRSGYRSLKDKNIHTGTQSPLTGRCSHEALGHQDSKLPFQENNCEPVVPNAPPAYEKVYAEQSPPAYSP; encoded by the exons ATGCCAAGAGAAGATGCTCACTTCATCTATGGTTACTCCAGGAAGGGGCATGGCCACTCCTACATCACAGCTGAAGG ggctgcagggatTGGCATCCTGACAGTGGTCCTGGGAATTTTATTGCTCATCGGCTGCTGGTATTGTAGAAGACGAAGCGGATACAGAAGCTTAAAG gataaaaatattcacactggTACTCAAAGTCCCTTAACGGGAAGATGTTCACATGAGGCGCTTGGTCACCAGGACAGCAAACTGCCTTTTCAAGAAAACAATTGTGAACCTGTG GTTCCTAATGCTCCACCTGCCTATGAGAAAGTCTATGCTGAACAGTCACCTCCAGCGTACTCACCATGA